A segment of the Polyodon spathula isolate WHYD16114869_AA chromosome 1, ASM1765450v1, whole genome shotgun sequence genome:
AAACTGTAACTGTAACTAACACACATAATGTGGAATTGGCCCAATTCTGTTCAGGAAACCAAGGATTTCATGAAACAAGGGGTTCAGGAAAcacattctaaaaaaatataatgctATACATGATTTCATTTAGAATGGCACATATATGAAGGTGCCTTAAACATActattgttaataataaagtCACAACTCCTATGAGAATATATGTACAGCTCACCCTGTCTATTATAGTAACAGTGTTATCACCAACAAAGGGTGCAAGAGAGAGCCAAAATAAGTCGACTATACAAACTGAATGAAcaggttatatatttaaattgttaaatacgtatttctttcagatttttattttcattgaaattgTTTGTTCCCTGAAAACCACCTTCCCTtttggttccctgaaacagataGACAAACCCAAGCCTGATTGtttactaataaaaataaattaatagataaaataaaaaaacagagtgAATAAAAGCATGCCACTCACCTGCAATTCCCTGTAGTAATCCACAGACGTTAAAAATACTTTTCTTCATGATGCTCTGAAAGCACATTGTAAAGATAGAAATAAAAGCCACAGTGCAGAGCAGCAAGAGTCCGGCTGCCAAGAAAATGGTAGTGGCTTGCCAGAACCCACTGGCAATCTCCCAGAAGTTCTCGGCGTACGGGCCGCAGAGGGTTATGCTCCTCAGGTTGGCTACTTTGATGCAGCGCCCGTAGATGCCCAAGGTGGGCCGGTAGGGCTCAGCGCTGGTCTTGATGTCGTTCACAAGGGGCTTGGCTCGCCCGATTAGCCAGTCTGCGCTCATGAAGGCAATCAGTTCAGCAAAGGCCACCACGATGCTCATCAGAGTCCACAGCATTGAGCGGCAAGTTACAATCACATGACACATGGTGCTGTTCCAGGCTGGTGACACTTCCACAGGTCCAGAGCAGAAGcggtgttttttttcagttttgttttaaatacactttaaaataggTTTGTTCTTCTTTTTTCACTTCAGAGGGAAGCAAACTGTGAACCGAATTCATTTACTTACAGACTTGCTCGAAGAATCCCTCAATGCTCTCGTCACTGAATAACTCCTTTAGCTACTTCAGCTTCTTCTCCCtttccctttctctccctctctctctctgctggctTTCCTGAGCAGCGGAGCGGGTAGTTCTGTGTTAACGTTCACACCGGTACATGATActacattttacagaagcacgTCAGAAGCACGTCAGAGATACGCCCAATGCCTTCTTACATCACTCCTGAAcacacctacaaaaaaaaaaaaaaaagagagagagatatgaacAAGGAGACTGATATGAAGCAGAGTAAAAAAACTCACATCCCAGAGCAATATAGTCCCGGGGTTTGCTTAGAGATCTGCATCAGCAATCTTCCGATAAGGACTTGTTCAATAGGTTCAGCTGGAACAGACCCAGCTTTTGCTCTCTAACTGCTATTTATGTGTCATGGCTCAGGAACACCCACTAGCATTCTGTACCACTACACAACTCCACTGCAACTCCACAACTCTGTGAGCTGTTTAATATCTGAAGTTAAGTACTTAGCTAAGTAGTTTTTTTCAGTgattaaatgcaaacaaaacaaacgtaCACACAAACATCTCCCGTATAATCCAGTGGCCAGGGATATAATCTCCAACAGAAAAACAAGTTCTGTATGAACTTCTGTGGATCTACAGTACCAGTAATTATGCCAATTAACATGTCACTTTTCACAAGTAAAGAATGGATGCAGCTAAGCTTAAATTTTCATATAGTGGATCCgacttattttttcttaataatctgaccattttatttttattggaattgagttttttatttcatttattacccTTGTAATTCCCCAAAACTACTGTCATCCCTCAGCCTGCCTTAGTGCTGTGTGCTCATTACCTTGGTAAGAGCTTTTGGAGCTGAGATGTGTTTTGCAAGCACATCTCAGAGACACAGCTTAAAGAAACCACTGGGaaatgaaaacagaaagtgcCAGCACTGTTGAAATGCTTTTGACAAAGGCTTCGACTAGAAGTTTTTCTTCAATTGAAGATATGCAAATTCAAGTTCTTGAGAgtgggaaacaaaacaaacaggctgtactgtacatgtgagaAATTGAGTGTTTTTTCATTCTATGAGAAACTTTAAatgagaataaaaagaaaaaaaggaaaagaaaagcagTTTGTCTGAAACAAAATGACAGGCCTGAACTGTAATGTTGAACCGGGCCCGCAATTAAACTTGGTTTTAATTTGTGAAGTAATGATTAAGATCTATAAAATCTGGTTGGCACTGCACCTCATATTACATAAAAAACCTGTCTCCCTTTGAGACACCAGCACACCACAGAGCAGCATGAAAATCACAGCCCCTTAACAAAGGCTTAGGGAGTTCACTTGAAATCAGCAGATCTCTACATTACAGACGCCATGCACAGCTTTTATCTGCTGATTTTTCTTACAGGCAGCGAGTGAttaagcttttttaaatgtaatttcaagCAGAGATTAAAAGATAAAGCACACGGAGCAGGagtgcccccctccccctcctcctccacaACATGCTTACAGAAGGAGTTCACCAACCTGTTAACTTTACCATCTAGCTGCTAGATAAGGTCAGGTGCCTTGCATCTGTATACCGCGTACAATACAGTCCAGATAAAACTGCTTCAGAAAGAGGCATTgcgtcattccagctcaagtgcaCCACATTCTGGGGAGGTGTTTCCTCTATTTGAGGTGGTGATACATAGATCACATGTGATGGAGAAAATGGTGCCAGGGCAAGTGTCgtgcacatgcaaaaaaaaataaaaagagctgtgtgagagtgtgtgaagGAGGTAAAACGCCCATCTGGATGACCTTTTACCTCCTTCATTTCCATGTTGGGGATAACCAAGACAAATAATGCTGCCCTTTTAAGAAGTATGTTTCAAAGGCTTTTCAAATGAATTGTCGGACTCCAAGGGGGGGTTGGGTCCACTTGGTGTCCCTACAgtaagaaagagaaaataacaagtactgtacttctttaaaaaacactCAATTATACATTGAGGGAAAACTATAGAGACAAGTTCAGCCAATGCCTTCACCCGTTCACACTGAATGCATGTACTCTACACAAATAATGATACATTTATTCATGGCCCAACAAAAATCACTGAACATCTCATATGAGGAATGTAAAGGATCCCACCCTTTCCTCAGGGAATGAAATATGTATCAGTGTAGTTTGCATTGCGGATGTACTGTACTCATAAGCCTCTGCACGCTTACTTGACATGCACTCAAGTCTTTCGCAACACAAGTTCAATAACCCTGCTTTTCCTCAAAAGCAAACAAGGCCATTCATTCACCACACATGTCTCACACAGCACATACAGAGTGGGCTTGTAACAGTCCTGTGCGGAGGTACAATTGTAATCCTGCATGTAATTGTTACTGTGGATTTCCCCGAATCACTTTTCAATCGGACCTTACATTGCAGGTTTGAATGGTGTGcaccacacacttttttttcttcaagtgttttttatttttatacatccCACAGTGATATCCAGAAGTGGCCAGGACTTCAAAAACACAGGCTCCATGGGCAAACCCCCAAACCCCGGTGGGAACACACATTCAGAGCTGCCTCACAGACGCTTCTATCAAACACACCACCTCCTGTCCTTTCAGctcacatttacagtacattaaatgaGTAAGttgcggggttccgaaaaatatagcactacacgtccccacgtgttgctacaactgtttaaataaagtacctgtgattgttcttttcattgttaacttcctggcaactttttaaacttaaaacattaaagtccgtttcaaagctcttttcaaaatgtctgctctagtgcactgacagtataaggattattgcccacattgtcaaacaggcaacacagccataatgatccatgatgtggtacggaacagaaaagccagagcacttttttatTCCCCCTGCAGTGATTTATTGTGAGGAGAGATCTAAAACCCTAGTGCACTAGAGGGGGCAtttagaaaagagctttgaaacagaccttAAAAGGTTATGAAGTGtcaaaaagttatcaggatgttaccaatgaaaagaaaaatgacagctatgttatttaaacagttgcagcagcacgtggggacgtgtaacgctatatttttcagaaccctgctacttagtCTTTAATGTCTACACCATCTAATA
Coding sequences within it:
- the LOC121313646 gene encoding LHFPL tetraspan subfamily member 2 protein-like yields the protein MCHVIVTCRSMLWTLMSIVVAFAELIAFMSADWLIGRAKPLVNDIKTSAEPYRPTLGIYGRCIKVANLRSITLCGPYAENFWEIASGFWQATTIFLAAGLLLLCTVAFISIFTMCFQSIMKKSIFNVCGLLQGIAGLFLILGLMLYPAGWGSQKVQDYCGHDASPYKVGECSLGWAFYTAIGGTVLTFICAVLSAQAEIATSSDRVQEEIEEGKSLICLL